Proteins from a genomic interval of Corvus moneduloides isolate bCorMon1 chromosome 6, bCorMon1.pri, whole genome shotgun sequence:
- the AKAP5 gene encoding A-kinase anchor protein 5 isoform X14, translated as MVKAAKEIQMENPREAETPSTGATCSPPEEQAEKPSMLCFKKRKKSCKKGLTVKDVCEGASEEKSQCVSADQEEAKPSKPSQSSKGTWAAIKNLTRPRRRQKSSSRKKGPSDSQVQLEVDAEESCAQDLPKKRASSGVKMPCVRFSRGKKKSSPSEAVEESEGSGQANEVMGVLNKASEEPEDLAPTDKLESFSPVSAEEEEQDTVKQEQHRMKEDQDTMKEEQDTVKEDKDIVKEDQDTAKESDTSVGKSEPLTEPTPDAEEHLECTVQSEITDSETVDETAQDKLQEGSLPQTTDNAEGREVAPEVPVSKDQPDNVPEITEQQEIPNICKEMPERDELEKGINLPEECKAEETVTDFSELASGGDAASVQETASVKDAASVKDATSVQEAVNVQEAASVKDDAVSVKDAVSVQDAASVQDAASVQEAANVKDATSVKDTVGVQDAVSAQDAAGRKDAASAQEAASVQDAVSVKHAVSAQEAVSVQEAVSVQEAVSVKDAVSAQEAVSAQEAASAQEAASAQEAVSVKDAVSAQEAVSVKDAASVQEEASVKEPVSVLEAASVQECSSHQVLEANAGAGVSIIITITEAEDSDNTDSDQAYEPSPVLHQKRQKGNKKSNRNADVGQKEGPEAGGGPQAEEKGLGDQGHRTGEQYELLLIETASSLVKAAIQSSIEQLVNEMALEQNKHNSFL; from the exons ATGGTGAAGGCAGCTAAGGAAATTCAAATGGAGAACCCAAGAGAGGCAGAGACTCCCAGCACAGGGGCCACATGTTCCCCACCAGAGGAACAAGCAGAAAAACCCTCCATGCTTTGTTTTAAGAAGCGGAAGAAGTCCTGTAAGAAGGGGCTGACTGTGAAGGATGTGTGTGAAGGCGCCTCAGAGGAGAAAAGCCAGTGTGTCAGTGCTGACCAAGAGGAGGCAAAACCTTCCAAACCATCACAATCCTCCAAAGGAACCTGGGCAGCCATCAAAAACCTTACCAGACCTCGGAGAAGGCAGAAATCATCCTCACGGAAGAAGGGGCCCTCTGATTCCCAAGTGCAGCTGGAGGTGGATGCTGAGGAGAGCTGTGCACAAGACCTCCCAAAGAAACGGGCAAGCTCTGGGGTGAAGATGCCCTGCGTGAGGTTCTCCAGAGGCAAGAAAAAATCCAGCCCCTCGGAAGCAGTGGAGGAGTCAGAGGGCAGTGGTCAAGCAAATGAAGTGATGGGTGTTTTGAATAAGGCTAGTGAAGAGCCAGAGGATTTGGCCCCGACGGACAAGTTGGAATCCTTCAGCCCAgtctctgcagaggaggaggagcaggataCGGTGAAGCAGGAGCAGCATAGAATGAAAGAGGACCAGGATACAATGAAAGAGGAGCAGGATACAGTGAAGGAGGACAAGGATATAGTGAAGGAGGACCAGGatacagcaaaagaaagtgaCACCTCTGTTGGGAAGAGTGAGCCCTTGACAGAGCCCACACCTGATGCAGAGGAACATTTGGAGTGCACCGTTCAGTCGGAGATAACCGATTCAGAGACAGTTGATGAAACAGCCCAGGACAAACTGCAGGAAGGAAGCCTACCCCAAACCACCGACAATGCGGAGGGCAGGGAAGTTGCTCCTGAAGTGCCTGTTTCCAAAGATCAACCTGACAATGTCCCTGaaatcacagagcagcaggaaatcCCCAATATCTGCAAAGAGATGCCTGAAAGGGATGAATTGGAAAAGGGCATAAATCTTCCTGAGGAGTGCAAAGCCGAGGAGACTGTAACTGATTTCAGTGAGTTGGCATCTGGAGGTGATGCAGCAAGTGTACAGGAGACAGCAAGCGTGAAGGATGCGGCGAGTGTGAAGGATGCCACAAGTGTGCAAGAGGCAGTGAATGTGCAGGAGGCAGCAAGTGTGAAGGATGATGCAGTGAGTGTGAAGGATGCAGTGAGTGTGCAGGATGCAGCAAGTGTGCAGGATGCAGCAAGTGTGCAAGAGGCAGCAAATGTGAAGGATGCAACAAGTGTGAAGGATACAGTGGGTGTGCAGGATGCAGTGAGTGCACAGGATGCCGCAGGCAGGAAGGATGCAGCAAGTGCCCAAGAGGCAGCAAGTGTGCAGGATGCAGTGAGTGTGAAGCATGCAGTGAGTGCCCAAGAGGCAGTGAGTGTGCAGGAAGCAGTGAGTGTGCAGGAAGCAGTGAGCGTGAAGGATGCAGTGAGCGCACAGGAGGCAGTGAGTGCACAGGAG GCAGCGAGTGCACAGGAGGCAGCGAGTGCACAAGAGGCAGTGAGTGTGAAGGATGCAGTGAGTGCACAAGAG GCAGTGAGTGTGAAGGATGCAGCGAGTGTGCAGGAG GAAGCGAGTGTGAAGGAGCCAGTGAGTGTGCTGGAGGCAGCAAGCGTGCAGGAATGCTCCAGCCATCAGGTATTAGAAGCAAATGCTGGCGCTGGTGTCAgcatcatcatcaccatcactgAAGCTGAGGACTCTGACAACACCGACTCTGACCAGGCCTATGAGCCGTCCCCAGTTTTGCaccaaaaaaggcaaaaagggaataaaaaatcGAACAGGAATGCTGATGTTGGTCAAAAAGAGGGCCCCGAGGCTGGTGGCGGTCCCCAGGCAGAGGAGAAAGGTCTGGGTGACCAGGGGCACAGAACTGGGGAGCAGTACGAATTGCTCCTCATAGAAACCGCCTCTTCCCTCGTGAAGGCGGCCATTCAGTCATCCATAGAGCAGCTGGTCAACGAAATGGCCCTGGAACAGAATAAACACAACAGCTTTCTGTGA
- the AKAP5 gene encoding A-kinase anchor protein 5 isoform X5: MVKAAKEIQMENPREAETPSTGATCSPPEEQAEKPSMLCFKKRKKSCKKGLTVKDVCEGASEEKSQCVSADQEEAKPSKPSQSSKGTWAAIKNLTRPRRRQKSSSRKKGPSDSQVQLEVDAEESCAQDLPKKRASSGVKMPCVRFSRGKKKSSPSEAVEESEGSGQANEVMGVLNKASEEPEDLAPTDKLESFSPVSAEEEEQDTVKQEQHRMKEDQDTMKEEQDTVKEDKDIVKEDQDTAKESDTSVGKSEPLTEPTPDAEEHLECTVQSEITDSETVDETAQDKLQEGSLPQTTDNAEGREVAPEVPVSKDQPDNVPEITEQQEIPNICKEMPERDELEKGINLPEECKAEETVTDFSELASGGDAASVQETASVKDAASVKDATSVQEAVNVQEAASVKDDAVSVKDAVSVQDAASVQDAASVQEAANVKDATSVKDTVGVQDAVSAQDAAGRKDAASAQEAASVQDAVSVKHAVSAQEAVSVQEAVSVQEAVSVKDAVSAQEAVSAQEAASAQEAASAQEAVSVKDAVSAQEVVSVQEAVSVKDAVSAQEVVSVQEAVSVKDAVSVQDTVSVKDAVSAQEAVSVKDAASVQEEASVKEPVSVLEAASVQECSSHQVLEANAGAGVSIIITITEAEDSDNTDSDQAYEPSPVLHQKRQKGNKKSNRNADVGQKEGPEAGGGPQAEEKGLGDQGHRTGEQYELLLIETASSLVKAAIQSSIEQLVNEMALEQNKHNSFL; this comes from the exons ATGGTGAAGGCAGCTAAGGAAATTCAAATGGAGAACCCAAGAGAGGCAGAGACTCCCAGCACAGGGGCCACATGTTCCCCACCAGAGGAACAAGCAGAAAAACCCTCCATGCTTTGTTTTAAGAAGCGGAAGAAGTCCTGTAAGAAGGGGCTGACTGTGAAGGATGTGTGTGAAGGCGCCTCAGAGGAGAAAAGCCAGTGTGTCAGTGCTGACCAAGAGGAGGCAAAACCTTCCAAACCATCACAATCCTCCAAAGGAACCTGGGCAGCCATCAAAAACCTTACCAGACCTCGGAGAAGGCAGAAATCATCCTCACGGAAGAAGGGGCCCTCTGATTCCCAAGTGCAGCTGGAGGTGGATGCTGAGGAGAGCTGTGCACAAGACCTCCCAAAGAAACGGGCAAGCTCTGGGGTGAAGATGCCCTGCGTGAGGTTCTCCAGAGGCAAGAAAAAATCCAGCCCCTCGGAAGCAGTGGAGGAGTCAGAGGGCAGTGGTCAAGCAAATGAAGTGATGGGTGTTTTGAATAAGGCTAGTGAAGAGCCAGAGGATTTGGCCCCGACGGACAAGTTGGAATCCTTCAGCCCAgtctctgcagaggaggaggagcaggataCGGTGAAGCAGGAGCAGCATAGAATGAAAGAGGACCAGGATACAATGAAAGAGGAGCAGGATACAGTGAAGGAGGACAAGGATATAGTGAAGGAGGACCAGGatacagcaaaagaaagtgaCACCTCTGTTGGGAAGAGTGAGCCCTTGACAGAGCCCACACCTGATGCAGAGGAACATTTGGAGTGCACCGTTCAGTCGGAGATAACCGATTCAGAGACAGTTGATGAAACAGCCCAGGACAAACTGCAGGAAGGAAGCCTACCCCAAACCACCGACAATGCGGAGGGCAGGGAAGTTGCTCCTGAAGTGCCTGTTTCCAAAGATCAACCTGACAATGTCCCTGaaatcacagagcagcaggaaatcCCCAATATCTGCAAAGAGATGCCTGAAAGGGATGAATTGGAAAAGGGCATAAATCTTCCTGAGGAGTGCAAAGCCGAGGAGACTGTAACTGATTTCAGTGAGTTGGCATCTGGAGGTGATGCAGCAAGTGTACAGGAGACAGCAAGCGTGAAGGATGCGGCGAGTGTGAAGGATGCCACAAGTGTGCAAGAGGCAGTGAATGTGCAGGAGGCAGCAAGTGTGAAGGATGATGCAGTGAGTGTGAAGGATGCAGTGAGTGTGCAGGATGCAGCAAGTGTGCAGGATGCAGCAAGTGTGCAAGAGGCAGCAAATGTGAAGGATGCAACAAGTGTGAAGGATACAGTGGGTGTGCAGGATGCAGTGAGTGCACAGGATGCCGCAGGCAGGAAGGATGCAGCAAGTGCCCAAGAGGCAGCAAGTGTGCAGGATGCAGTGAGTGTGAAGCATGCAGTGAGTGCCCAAGAGGCAGTGAGTGTGCAGGAAGCAGTGAGTGTGCAGGAAGCAGTGAGCGTGAAGGATGCAGTGAGCGCACAGGAGGCAGTGAGTGCACAGGAG GCAGCGAGTGCACAGGAGGCAGCGAGTGCACAAGAGGCAGTGAGTGTGAAGGATGCAGTGAGTGCACAAGAGGTAGTGAGTGTGCAGGAGGCAGTGAGTGTGAAGGATGCAGTGAGTGCACAAGAGGTAGTGAGTGTGCAGGAGGCAGTGAGTGTGAAGGATGCAGTGAGCGTGCAGGATACAGTAAGTGTGAAGGATGCAGTGAGTGCACAAGAGGCAGTGAGTGTGAAGGATGCAGCGAGTGTGCAGGAG GAAGCGAGTGTGAAGGAGCCAGTGAGTGTGCTGGAGGCAGCAAGCGTGCAGGAATGCTCCAGCCATCAGGTATTAGAAGCAAATGCTGGCGCTGGTGTCAgcatcatcatcaccatcactgAAGCTGAGGACTCTGACAACACCGACTCTGACCAGGCCTATGAGCCGTCCCCAGTTTTGCaccaaaaaaggcaaaaagggaataaaaaatcGAACAGGAATGCTGATGTTGGTCAAAAAGAGGGCCCCGAGGCTGGTGGCGGTCCCCAGGCAGAGGAGAAAGGTCTGGGTGACCAGGGGCACAGAACTGGGGAGCAGTACGAATTGCTCCTCATAGAAACCGCCTCTTCCCTCGTGAAGGCGGCCATTCAGTCATCCATAGAGCAGCTGGTCAACGAAATGGCCCTGGAACAGAATAAACACAACAGCTTTCTGTGA
- the AKAP5 gene encoding A-kinase anchor protein 5 isoform X4: protein MVKAAKEIQMENPREAETPSTGATCSPPEEQAEKPSMLCFKKRKKSCKKGLTVKDVCEGASEEKSQCVSADQEEAKPSKPSQSSKGTWAAIKNLTRPRRRQKSSSRKKGPSDSQVQLEVDAEESCAQDLPKKRASSGVKMPCVRFSRGKKKSSPSEAVEESEGSGQANEVMGVLNKASEEPEDLAPTDKLESFSPVSAEEEEQDTVKQEQHRMKEDQDTMKEEQDTVKEDKDIVKEDQDTAKESDTSVGKSEPLTEPTPDAEEHLECTVQSEITDSETVDETAQDKLQEGSLPQTTDNAEGREVAPEVPVSKDQPDNVPEITEQQEIPNICKEMPERDELEKGINLPEECKAEETVTDFSELASGGDAASVQETASVKDAASVKDATSVQEAVNVQEAASVKDDAVSVKDAVSVQDAASVQDAASVQEAANVKDATSVKDTVGVQDAVSAQDAAGRKDAASAQEAASVQDAVSVKHAVSAQEAVSVQEAVSVQEAVSVKDAVSAQEAVSAQEAASAQEAASAQEAVSVKDAVSAQEVVSVQEAVSVKDAVSVKDAVSVQDTVSVKDAVSAQEAVSVKDAASVQEAASRKDAASVQEEASVKEPVSVLEAASVQECSSHQVLEANAGAGVSIIITITEAEDSDNTDSDQAYEPSPVLHQKRQKGNKKSNRNADVGQKEGPEAGGGPQAEEKGLGDQGHRTGEQYELLLIETASSLVKAAIQSSIEQLVNEMALEQNKHNSFL from the exons ATGGTGAAGGCAGCTAAGGAAATTCAAATGGAGAACCCAAGAGAGGCAGAGACTCCCAGCACAGGGGCCACATGTTCCCCACCAGAGGAACAAGCAGAAAAACCCTCCATGCTTTGTTTTAAGAAGCGGAAGAAGTCCTGTAAGAAGGGGCTGACTGTGAAGGATGTGTGTGAAGGCGCCTCAGAGGAGAAAAGCCAGTGTGTCAGTGCTGACCAAGAGGAGGCAAAACCTTCCAAACCATCACAATCCTCCAAAGGAACCTGGGCAGCCATCAAAAACCTTACCAGACCTCGGAGAAGGCAGAAATCATCCTCACGGAAGAAGGGGCCCTCTGATTCCCAAGTGCAGCTGGAGGTGGATGCTGAGGAGAGCTGTGCACAAGACCTCCCAAAGAAACGGGCAAGCTCTGGGGTGAAGATGCCCTGCGTGAGGTTCTCCAGAGGCAAGAAAAAATCCAGCCCCTCGGAAGCAGTGGAGGAGTCAGAGGGCAGTGGTCAAGCAAATGAAGTGATGGGTGTTTTGAATAAGGCTAGTGAAGAGCCAGAGGATTTGGCCCCGACGGACAAGTTGGAATCCTTCAGCCCAgtctctgcagaggaggaggagcaggataCGGTGAAGCAGGAGCAGCATAGAATGAAAGAGGACCAGGATACAATGAAAGAGGAGCAGGATACAGTGAAGGAGGACAAGGATATAGTGAAGGAGGACCAGGatacagcaaaagaaagtgaCACCTCTGTTGGGAAGAGTGAGCCCTTGACAGAGCCCACACCTGATGCAGAGGAACATTTGGAGTGCACCGTTCAGTCGGAGATAACCGATTCAGAGACAGTTGATGAAACAGCCCAGGACAAACTGCAGGAAGGAAGCCTACCCCAAACCACCGACAATGCGGAGGGCAGGGAAGTTGCTCCTGAAGTGCCTGTTTCCAAAGATCAACCTGACAATGTCCCTGaaatcacagagcagcaggaaatcCCCAATATCTGCAAAGAGATGCCTGAAAGGGATGAATTGGAAAAGGGCATAAATCTTCCTGAGGAGTGCAAAGCCGAGGAGACTGTAACTGATTTCAGTGAGTTGGCATCTGGAGGTGATGCAGCAAGTGTACAGGAGACAGCAAGCGTGAAGGATGCGGCGAGTGTGAAGGATGCCACAAGTGTGCAAGAGGCAGTGAATGTGCAGGAGGCAGCAAGTGTGAAGGATGATGCAGTGAGTGTGAAGGATGCAGTGAGTGTGCAGGATGCAGCAAGTGTGCAGGATGCAGCAAGTGTGCAAGAGGCAGCAAATGTGAAGGATGCAACAAGTGTGAAGGATACAGTGGGTGTGCAGGATGCAGTGAGTGCACAGGATGCCGCAGGCAGGAAGGATGCAGCAAGTGCCCAAGAGGCAGCAAGTGTGCAGGATGCAGTGAGTGTGAAGCATGCAGTGAGTGCCCAAGAGGCAGTGAGTGTGCAGGAAGCAGTGAGTGTGCAGGAAGCAGTGAGCGTGAAGGATGCAGTGAGCGCACAGGAGGCAGTGAGTGCACAGGAG GCAGCGAGTGCACAGGAGGCAGCGAGTGCACAAGAGGCAGTGAGTGTGAAGGATGCAGTGAGTGCACAAGAGGTAGTGAGTGTGCAGGAGGCAGTGAGTGTGAAGGAT GCAGTGAGTGTGAAGGATGCAGTGAGCGTGCAGGATACAGTAAGTGTGAAGGATGCAGTGAGTGCACAAGAGGCAGTGAGTGTGAAGGATGCAGCGAGTGTGCAGGAGGCAGCAAGCAGGAAGGATGCAGCAAGTGTGCAGGAGGAAGCGAGTGTGAAGGAGCCAGTGAGTGTGCTGGAGGCAGCAAGCGTGCAGGAATGCTCCAGCCATCAGGTATTAGAAGCAAATGCTGGCGCTGGTGTCAgcatcatcatcaccatcactgAAGCTGAGGACTCTGACAACACCGACTCTGACCAGGCCTATGAGCCGTCCCCAGTTTTGCaccaaaaaaggcaaaaagggaataaaaaatcGAACAGGAATGCTGATGTTGGTCAAAAAGAGGGCCCCGAGGCTGGTGGCGGTCCCCAGGCAGAGGAGAAAGGTCTGGGTGACCAGGGGCACAGAACTGGGGAGCAGTACGAATTGCTCCTCATAGAAACCGCCTCTTCCCTCGTGAAGGCGGCCATTCAGTCATCCATAGAGCAGCTGGTCAACGAAATGGCCCTGGAACAGAATAAACACAACAGCTTTCTGTGA
- the AKAP5 gene encoding A-kinase anchor protein 5 isoform X9 yields MVKAAKEIQMENPREAETPSTGATCSPPEEQAEKPSMLCFKKRKKSCKKGLTVKDVCEGASEEKSQCVSADQEEAKPSKPSQSSKGTWAAIKNLTRPRRRQKSSSRKKGPSDSQVQLEVDAEESCAQDLPKKRASSGVKMPCVRFSRGKKKSSPSEAVEESEGSGQANEVMGVLNKASEEPEDLAPTDKLESFSPVSAEEEEQDTVKQEQHRMKEDQDTMKEEQDTVKEDKDIVKEDQDTAKESDTSVGKSEPLTEPTPDAEEHLECTVQSEITDSETVDETAQDKLQEGSLPQTTDNAEGREVAPEVPVSKDQPDNVPEITEQQEIPNICKEMPERDELEKGINLPEECKAEETVTDFSELASGGDAASVQETASVKDAASVKDATSVQEAVNVQEAASVKDDAVSVKDAVSVQDAASVQDAASVQEAANVKDATSVKDTVGVQDAVSAQDAAGRKDAASAQEAASVQDAVSVKHAVSAQEAVSVQEAVSVQEAVSVKDAVSAQEAVSAQEAASAQEAASAQEAVSVKDAVSAQEVVSVQEAVSVKDAVSAQEAVSVKDAASVQEAASRKDAASVQEEASVKEPVSVLEAASVQECSSHQVLEANAGAGVSIIITITEAEDSDNTDSDQAYEPSPVLHQKRQKGNKKSNRNADVGQKEGPEAGGGPQAEEKGLGDQGHRTGEQYELLLIETASSLVKAAIQSSIEQLVNEMALEQNKHNSFL; encoded by the exons ATGGTGAAGGCAGCTAAGGAAATTCAAATGGAGAACCCAAGAGAGGCAGAGACTCCCAGCACAGGGGCCACATGTTCCCCACCAGAGGAACAAGCAGAAAAACCCTCCATGCTTTGTTTTAAGAAGCGGAAGAAGTCCTGTAAGAAGGGGCTGACTGTGAAGGATGTGTGTGAAGGCGCCTCAGAGGAGAAAAGCCAGTGTGTCAGTGCTGACCAAGAGGAGGCAAAACCTTCCAAACCATCACAATCCTCCAAAGGAACCTGGGCAGCCATCAAAAACCTTACCAGACCTCGGAGAAGGCAGAAATCATCCTCACGGAAGAAGGGGCCCTCTGATTCCCAAGTGCAGCTGGAGGTGGATGCTGAGGAGAGCTGTGCACAAGACCTCCCAAAGAAACGGGCAAGCTCTGGGGTGAAGATGCCCTGCGTGAGGTTCTCCAGAGGCAAGAAAAAATCCAGCCCCTCGGAAGCAGTGGAGGAGTCAGAGGGCAGTGGTCAAGCAAATGAAGTGATGGGTGTTTTGAATAAGGCTAGTGAAGAGCCAGAGGATTTGGCCCCGACGGACAAGTTGGAATCCTTCAGCCCAgtctctgcagaggaggaggagcaggataCGGTGAAGCAGGAGCAGCATAGAATGAAAGAGGACCAGGATACAATGAAAGAGGAGCAGGATACAGTGAAGGAGGACAAGGATATAGTGAAGGAGGACCAGGatacagcaaaagaaagtgaCACCTCTGTTGGGAAGAGTGAGCCCTTGACAGAGCCCACACCTGATGCAGAGGAACATTTGGAGTGCACCGTTCAGTCGGAGATAACCGATTCAGAGACAGTTGATGAAACAGCCCAGGACAAACTGCAGGAAGGAAGCCTACCCCAAACCACCGACAATGCGGAGGGCAGGGAAGTTGCTCCTGAAGTGCCTGTTTCCAAAGATCAACCTGACAATGTCCCTGaaatcacagagcagcaggaaatcCCCAATATCTGCAAAGAGATGCCTGAAAGGGATGAATTGGAAAAGGGCATAAATCTTCCTGAGGAGTGCAAAGCCGAGGAGACTGTAACTGATTTCAGTGAGTTGGCATCTGGAGGTGATGCAGCAAGTGTACAGGAGACAGCAAGCGTGAAGGATGCGGCGAGTGTGAAGGATGCCACAAGTGTGCAAGAGGCAGTGAATGTGCAGGAGGCAGCAAGTGTGAAGGATGATGCAGTGAGTGTGAAGGATGCAGTGAGTGTGCAGGATGCAGCAAGTGTGCAGGATGCAGCAAGTGTGCAAGAGGCAGCAAATGTGAAGGATGCAACAAGTGTGAAGGATACAGTGGGTGTGCAGGATGCAGTGAGTGCACAGGATGCCGCAGGCAGGAAGGATGCAGCAAGTGCCCAAGAGGCAGCAAGTGTGCAGGATGCAGTGAGTGTGAAGCATGCAGTGAGTGCCCAAGAGGCAGTGAGTGTGCAGGAAGCAGTGAGTGTGCAGGAAGCAGTGAGCGTGAAGGATGCAGTGAGCGCACAGGAGGCAGTGAGTGCACAGGAG GCAGCGAGTGCACAGGAGGCAGCGAGTGCACAAGAGGCAGTGAGTGTGAAGGATGCAGTGAGTGCACAAGAGGTAGTGAGTGTGCAGGAGGCAGTGAGTGTGAAGGATGCAGTGAGTGCACAAGAG GCAGTGAGTGTGAAGGATGCAGCGAGTGTGCAGGAGGCAGCAAGCAGGAAGGATGCAGCAAGTGTGCAGGAGGAAGCGAGTGTGAAGGAGCCAGTGAGTGTGCTGGAGGCAGCAAGCGTGCAGGAATGCTCCAGCCATCAGGTATTAGAAGCAAATGCTGGCGCTGGTGTCAgcatcatcatcaccatcactgAAGCTGAGGACTCTGACAACACCGACTCTGACCAGGCCTATGAGCCGTCCCCAGTTTTGCaccaaaaaaggcaaaaagggaataaaaaatcGAACAGGAATGCTGATGTTGGTCAAAAAGAGGGCCCCGAGGCTGGTGGCGGTCCCCAGGCAGAGGAGAAAGGTCTGGGTGACCAGGGGCACAGAACTGGGGAGCAGTACGAATTGCTCCTCATAGAAACCGCCTCTTCCCTCGTGAAGGCGGCCATTCAGTCATCCATAGAGCAGCTGGTCAACGAAATGGCCCTGGAACAGAATAAACACAACAGCTTTCTGTGA
- the AKAP5 gene encoding A-kinase anchor protein 5 isoform X11: MVKAAKEIQMENPREAETPSTGATCSPPEEQAEKPSMLCFKKRKKSCKKGLTVKDVCEGASEEKSQCVSADQEEAKPSKPSQSSKGTWAAIKNLTRPRRRQKSSSRKKGPSDSQVQLEVDAEESCAQDLPKKRASSGVKMPCVRFSRGKKKSSPSEAVEESEGSGQANEVMGVLNKASEEPEDLAPTDKLESFSPVSAEEEEQDTVKQEQHRMKEDQDTMKEEQDTVKEDKDIVKEDQDTAKESDTSVGKSEPLTEPTPDAEEHLECTVQSEITDSETVDETAQDKLQEGSLPQTTDNAEGREVAPEVPVSKDQPDNVPEITEQQEIPNICKEMPERDELEKGINLPEECKAEETVTDFSELASGGDAASVQETASVKDAASVKDATSVQEAVNVQEAASVKDDAVSVKDAVSVQDAASVQDAASVQEAANVKDATSVKDTVGVQDAVSAQDAAGRKDAASAQEAASVQDAVSVKHAVSAQEAVSVQEAVSVQEAVSVKDAVSAQEAVSAQEAASAQEAASAQEAVSVKDAVSAQEVVSVQEAVSVKDAVSAQEVVSVKDAASVQEEASVKEPVSVLEAASVQECSSHQVLEANAGAGVSIIITITEAEDSDNTDSDQAYEPSPVLHQKRQKGNKKSNRNADVGQKEGPEAGGGPQAEEKGLGDQGHRTGEQYELLLIETASSLVKAAIQSSIEQLVNEMALEQNKHNSFL, encoded by the exons ATGGTGAAGGCAGCTAAGGAAATTCAAATGGAGAACCCAAGAGAGGCAGAGACTCCCAGCACAGGGGCCACATGTTCCCCACCAGAGGAACAAGCAGAAAAACCCTCCATGCTTTGTTTTAAGAAGCGGAAGAAGTCCTGTAAGAAGGGGCTGACTGTGAAGGATGTGTGTGAAGGCGCCTCAGAGGAGAAAAGCCAGTGTGTCAGTGCTGACCAAGAGGAGGCAAAACCTTCCAAACCATCACAATCCTCCAAAGGAACCTGGGCAGCCATCAAAAACCTTACCAGACCTCGGAGAAGGCAGAAATCATCCTCACGGAAGAAGGGGCCCTCTGATTCCCAAGTGCAGCTGGAGGTGGATGCTGAGGAGAGCTGTGCACAAGACCTCCCAAAGAAACGGGCAAGCTCTGGGGTGAAGATGCCCTGCGTGAGGTTCTCCAGAGGCAAGAAAAAATCCAGCCCCTCGGAAGCAGTGGAGGAGTCAGAGGGCAGTGGTCAAGCAAATGAAGTGATGGGTGTTTTGAATAAGGCTAGTGAAGAGCCAGAGGATTTGGCCCCGACGGACAAGTTGGAATCCTTCAGCCCAgtctctgcagaggaggaggagcaggataCGGTGAAGCAGGAGCAGCATAGAATGAAAGAGGACCAGGATACAATGAAAGAGGAGCAGGATACAGTGAAGGAGGACAAGGATATAGTGAAGGAGGACCAGGatacagcaaaagaaagtgaCACCTCTGTTGGGAAGAGTGAGCCCTTGACAGAGCCCACACCTGATGCAGAGGAACATTTGGAGTGCACCGTTCAGTCGGAGATAACCGATTCAGAGACAGTTGATGAAACAGCCCAGGACAAACTGCAGGAAGGAAGCCTACCCCAAACCACCGACAATGCGGAGGGCAGGGAAGTTGCTCCTGAAGTGCCTGTTTCCAAAGATCAACCTGACAATGTCCCTGaaatcacagagcagcaggaaatcCCCAATATCTGCAAAGAGATGCCTGAAAGGGATGAATTGGAAAAGGGCATAAATCTTCCTGAGGAGTGCAAAGCCGAGGAGACTGTAACTGATTTCAGTGAGTTGGCATCTGGAGGTGATGCAGCAAGTGTACAGGAGACAGCAAGCGTGAAGGATGCGGCGAGTGTGAAGGATGCCACAAGTGTGCAAGAGGCAGTGAATGTGCAGGAGGCAGCAAGTGTGAAGGATGATGCAGTGAGTGTGAAGGATGCAGTGAGTGTGCAGGATGCAGCAAGTGTGCAGGATGCAGCAAGTGTGCAAGAGGCAGCAAATGTGAAGGATGCAACAAGTGTGAAGGATACAGTGGGTGTGCAGGATGCAGTGAGTGCACAGGATGCCGCAGGCAGGAAGGATGCAGCAAGTGCCCAAGAGGCAGCAAGTGTGCAGGATGCAGTGAGTGTGAAGCATGCAGTGAGTGCCCAAGAGGCAGTGAGTGTGCAGGAAGCAGTGAGTGTGCAGGAAGCAGTGAGCGTGAAGGATGCAGTGAGCGCACAGGAGGCAGTGAGTGCACAGGAG GCAGCGAGTGCACAGGAGGCAGCGAGTGCACAAGAGGCAGTGAGTGTGAAGGATGCAGTGAGTGCACAAGAGGTAGTGAGTGTGCAGGAGGCAGTGAGTGTGAAGGATGCAGTGAGTGCACAAGAGGTAGTGAGTGT GAAGGATGCAGCAAGTGTGCAGGAGGAAGCGAGTGTGAAGGAGCCAGTGAGTGTGCTGGAGGCAGCAAGCGTGCAGGAATGCTCCAGCCATCAGGTATTAGAAGCAAATGCTGGCGCTGGTGTCAgcatcatcatcaccatcactgAAGCTGAGGACTCTGACAACACCGACTCTGACCAGGCCTATGAGCCGTCCCCAGTTTTGCaccaaaaaaggcaaaaagggaataaaaaatcGAACAGGAATGCTGATGTTGGTCAAAAAGAGGGCCCCGAGGCTGGTGGCGGTCCCCAGGCAGAGGAGAAAGGTCTGGGTGACCAGGGGCACAGAACTGGGGAGCAGTACGAATTGCTCCTCATAGAAACCGCCTCTTCCCTCGTGAAGGCGGCCATTCAGTCATCCATAGAGCAGCTGGTCAACGAAATGGCCCTGGAACAGAATAAACACAACAGCTTTCTGTGA